A genomic segment from Oncorhynchus clarkii lewisi isolate Uvic-CL-2024 chromosome 12, UVic_Ocla_1.0, whole genome shotgun sequence encodes:
- the LOC139421151 gene encoding telethonin-like: MQVCTVIEKRAGAVVGAELVCSVREENQAQRESYKADWNSVNMKTRAMDRQTMNMNDDSRRETYTRRWEARSLAQACPSGVYRVGTVERGVREHQLLPNRNTLPLPIFTPAQLGIRLGRGAPHTQEDLRPFPIPDGACPGKRAVVEITQDLPPAKPLRMEFAKVPKALGRSVSQEVQRG; the protein is encoded by the exons ATGCAGGTGTGTACCGTTATTGAGAAGCGTGCTGGGGCCGTGGTGGGGGCTGAGCTGGTCTGCAGCGTACGGGAGgagaaccaggctcagagggagAGCTACAAAGCCGACTGGAACAGCGTTAACATGAAGACCCGGGCCATGGACAG GCAGACAATGAACATGAACGATGACTCTCGTCGGGAGACCTACACTCGTCGGTGGGAGGCTCGCTCTCTGGCCCAGGCCTGTCCCTCAGGGGTATACAGAGTGGGCACCGTGGAGAGGGGTGTGAGGGAGCACCAGCTCCTGCCCAACAGGAACACCCTGCCCCTGCCCATCTTCACCCCTGCACAGCTGGGCATCCGGCTGGGCCGCGGAGCACCACACACCCAGGAGGACCTCCGTCCCTTCCCCATCCCCGACGGTGCCTGCCCTGGCAAGAGGGCCGTGGTCGAGATCACACAGGACCTGCCCCCCGCCAAGCCACTCAGGATGGAGTTCGCCAAGGTGCCCAAAGCACTGGGCCGCTCCGTGTCACAGGAGGTCCAGAGAgggtga
- the LOC139422201 gene encoding melanoregulin-like, whose translation MGAAFKRFCARFCCCCCCSDDESEEEKEPLISPDTLEYFDREAKKRREQEQNLWSEPGDPSHSERDDDRILYNLIQNRNQTRRGSLAHRRLSVDIEGMRDLRREVRDKWKMILENLGFMAEAESLLTVSASASYDRMKNASASRTLLHTLHSETSIFNTREAPPERYLFILDRLIYLDAAEDFLAKARRFYPKRDTDDEDEDNPLAVNLPLLLARVNRTMNGEGSDDEDERLDEEDGNGREDNF comes from the exons ATGGGGGCTGCCTTCAAGAGGTTCTGTGCTCGgttctgttgctgctgctgctgtagcgATGATGAaagtgaggaggagaaggagcctTTAATCAG tCCTGACACTTTGGAGTACTTTGACCGCGAGGCAAAGAAGCGAAGGGAACAGGAACAGAACCTATGGAGTGAGCCAGGCGACCCGAGCCACTCCGAGAGAGACGATGACCGGATCCTGTACAACCTCATCCAGAACAGGAACCAGACCCGTAGGGGCTCGCTG GCGCACCGGCGTCTGAGTGTGGACATTGAGGGTATGAGAGATCTGCGTCGGGAGGTCAGGGACAAGTGGAAGATGATCCTGGAGAATTTAG GGTTCATGGCGGAGGCGGAGTCTCTGCTGACGGTGTCTGCCAGTGCGTCGTATGACCGTATGAAGAACGCCTCGGCGTCACGCACACTACTGCACACGCTCCACTCTGAGACGTCTATCTTCaacacccgggaggccccacctGAGAGATACCTCTTCATCCTG GATCGTCTCATATACCTGGATGCTGCTGAGGACTTCTTGGCGAAGGCTAGACGCTTCTACCCCAAGCGTGATActgatgatgaagatgaggacAACCCATTAGCCGTCAACCTGCCGTTGCTACTGGCCAGAGTGAACCGCACCATGAACGGAGAAGGGAGCGATGATGAGGACGAGAGGCTGGATGAGGAAGATGGGAACGGAAGAGAGGACAACTTCTAG